The window TTGCAGCTCCGGCAAACTTAGCCAGAAGTACTTCGCGGGACTCGAGATCGGCGAGCTTTCCAACCTCAGCAGCGTCGAGAGGCTTACCGTCGAAGTAGCCGCCCTTCAAAATGAGCTGAGGGTTTGCCTTGGCAAAGGTACGCAGGGCCTTCGCAACAGCGACAGCGTCGCCGTGCACGAATGCGATAGCCGATGGGCCAGCAAGCTGGTCATCGAGACCGGTGATGCCTGCCTTAGCGGCGGCAATCTTGGTCAGCGTGTTCTTTACCACGGCGTAAGTCGCGTGCTCACTGATGGACTTGCGCAGCTCCTTGAGCTGAGCAACAGTGAGGCCGCGGTACTCGGTGAGCAGAACTGCATTCGAACCAGAGAAATTCTTCTCGAGTTCGGAGAGCATTGCTTCCTTGTTCGCCATGGCGCTCCTTGTGGTTTC of the Aurantimicrobium photophilum genome contains:
- the rplJ gene encoding 50S ribosomal protein L10, which translates into the protein MANKEAMLSELEKNFSGSNAVLLTEYRGLTVAQLKELRKSISEHATYAVVKNTLTKIAAAKAGITGLDDQLAGPSAIAFVHGDAVAVAKALRTFAKANPQLILKGGYFDGKPLDAAEVGKLADLESREVLLAKFAGAAKASLFGAAYLFTAPLSKAVRTVDALRAKQESGN